gttcgttttgccaagtttctagggatatatgatgttcccctaatacgaaccgtcgttgtccacattggtttagaaaaacctggtggtttagaggttcccgggtcattgttacaacttaaggacttcgggggttgacgatacatataaagttcatcggggttggaattagatttctctatttttatgccctttcccttattattttcttttgcctttttaaattcagttggggtaatttctataacatcatcggaattctcgtcggaatccgattcatcggagaattggtaatcctcccaatattttgcttccttggcggaaacaccattgaccataattaactttggtcggttggttgaggattttcttttacttaaccgttttattatttcccccaccggttctatttcttcatccggttccgattcttcttccggttccgattcttcttccggttccgactcttcttccggttcctcttcgagaacttgtgaatcagtccacaaatcattccaatttacatttgactcttcattattattaggtgagtcaatgggacttgttctagaggtagacatctatcacataatatcaaacacgttaagagattaatatatcacataatattcatatgttaaaaatatatagtttccaataaaaatgttaagcaatcatttttaaagaaaacacggtcgaagtccagactcactaatgcatcctaacaaactcgataagacacactaatgcaaattttctggttctctaagaccaacgctcggataccaactgaaatgtcccgttcttattgattaaaaacgttccatattaattgatttcgttgcgaggttttgacctctatatgagacgtttttcaaagactgcattcatttttaaacaaaccataacctttatttcatcaataaaggtttaaaaagctttacgtagattatcaaataatgataatctaatatatcctgtttacacacgaccattacataatggtttacaatacaaatatgttacaacaaaataagtttcttgaatgcagtttttacacaatatcatacaagcatggactccaaatcttgtccttatttaagtatgcgacagcggaagctcttaataatcacctgagaataaacatgcttaaaacgtcaacaaaaatgttggtgagttataggtttaacctatatatatcaaatcgtaacaatagaccacaagatttcatatttcaatacacatcccatacatagagataaaaatcattcatatggtgaacacctggtaaccgacaataacaagatgcatatataagaatatccccatcattccggggcacccttcggatatgatataaatttcgaagtactaaagcatccggtactttggatggggtttgttaggcccaatagatctatctttaggattcgcgtcaattagggtgtctgttccctaattcttagattaccagacttaataaaaaggggcatattcgatttcgataattcaaccatagaatgtagtttcacgtacttgtgtctattttgtaaatcatttataaaacctgcatgtattctcatcccaaaaatattagattttaaaagtgggactataactcactttcacagatttttacttcgtcgggaagtaagacttggccactggttgattcacgaacctataacaatatatacatatatattaaagtatgttcaaaatatatttacaacacttttaatatattttgatgttttaagtttattaagtcagctgtcctcgttagtaacctacaactagttgtccacagttagatgtacagaaataaatcgataaatattatcttgaatcaatccacgacccagtgtatacgtatctcagtattgatcacaactcaaactatatatattttggaatcaacctcaaccctgtatagctaactccaacattcacatatagagtgtctatggttgttccgaaatatatatagatgtgtcgacatgataggtcgaaacattgtatacgtgtctatggtatctcaagattacataatatataatacaagttgattaagttatggttggaatagatttgttaccaattttcacgtagctaaaatgagaaaaattatccaatcttgttttacccataacttcttcattttaaatccgttttgagtgaatcaaattgctatggtttcatattgaactctattttatgaatctaaacaaaaaaagtataggtttctagtcggaaaaataagttacaagtcgtttttgtaaaggtagtcatttcagtcgaaagaacgacgtctagatgaccattttagaaaacatacttccactttgagtttaaccataatttttggatatagtttcatgttcataataaaaatcattttctcagaataacaacttttaaatcaaagtttatcatagtttttaattaactaacccaaaacagcccgcggtgttactacgacggcgtaaatccggttttacggtgtttttcgtgtttccaggttttaaatcattaagttagaatatcatatagatatagaacatgtgtttagttgattttaaaagtcaagttagaaggattaacttttgtttgcgaacaagtttagaattaactaaactatgttctagtgattacaagtttaaaccttcgaataagatagctttatatgtatgaatcgaatgatgttatgaacatcattactaccttaagttccttggatgaacctactggaaaagagaaaaatggatctagcttcaatggatccttggatggctcgaagttcttgaagcagaatcatgacacgaaaacaagttcaagtaagatcatcacttgaaataagattgttatagttatagaaattgaaccaaagtttgaatatgattattaccttgtattagaatgataacctactgtaagaaacaaagatttcttgaggttggatgatcaccttacaagattggaagtgagctagcaaacttgaaagtattcttgattttatgaaactagaacttttggaatttatgaagaacacttagaacttgaagatagaacttgagagagatcaattagatgaagaaaattgaagaatgaaagtgtttgtaggtgtttttggtcgttggtgtatggattagatataaaggatatgtaattttgttttcatgtaaataagtcatgaatgattactcatatttttgtaattttatgagatatttcatgctagttgccaaatgatggttcccacatgtgttaggtgactcacatgggctgctaagagctgatcattggagtgtatataccaatagtacatacatctaaaagctgtgtattgtacgagtacgaatacgggtgcatacgagtagaattgttgatgaaactgaacgaggatgtaattgtaagcatttttgttaagtagaattattttgataagtgtattgaagtctttcaaaagtgtataaatacatattaaaacactacatgtatatacattttaactgagtcgttaagtcatcgttagtcgttacatgtaagtgttgttttgaaacctttaggttaacgatcttgttaaatgttgttaactcaatgtttataatatcaaatgagattttaaattattatattatcatgatattatcatgtatgaatatctcttaatatgatatatatacattaaatgtctttacaacgataatcgttacatatatgtctcgtttaaaaatcattaagttagtagtcttgtttttacatatgtagttcattgttaatatactttatgatatgttttcttatcatagtatcatgttaactatatatttatatccatatatatgtcatcatatagtttttacaagttttaacgttcgtgaatcaccgatcaacttgggtggtcaattgtctatatgaaacatatttcaattaatcaagtcttaacaagtttgattgcttaacatgttggaaacatttaatcatgtaaatatcaatctcaattaatatatataaacatggaaaagttcgggtcactacagtaacgatattaaacggaaaaagtcgggttgttacaattaaGGCTTGGGTGTATTCACAAGCGAACCATAAAAACCTTAGCCATTGcatagaatcaacaacctaaaatgagaggccaaactcCCTATTTATAGGCTTCGGATTTCCGCTGAGCTAACAACCGCGCAGCACCGACATATCCGCAGTAATTTGTGCGGAACACTTTCGCAGTTAATATTTGTGCTCTTCCCCCAGAGTTTAAGCACAGCGCATAATTACTTGTTTATTTCTGCGGTTCTGTTTGCTTTTATATTTGAGTTGacttttgcacttaaaatatatatatatatatatatatatatatatatatatatatatatatatatatatatatatatatatatatatatatatgatcacttGGGTACTTGTTTAATCAAAAGTCAAACCATGTAACATGACAACTTTTcttagtttgatttatgatgatgCAACCACAAATTTTATAGGTCGCTAATAATATATAACAACTAGTCGCGtttggcccgcgcgatgcggcgggataTTTCGgtatgcatattcatatttaacgtagtgttGTGTACGTATAGAGGGGAAACAGCTCATATGTTAAGACCCGTTTTAGATGTCGGTGTTTTTAGCGTTTTTttgaaaaagtgtccgtttcgaacgtagttagtctcgttttattcgtaaaattattttaaATTTAATGATGGCAGCGGTGAAATTTAACCCGCGTCGAGTAGGGAGATAAGGTCCGTGAAAGTTTAAGGTGGGTATTgggttttgatttaaattaaaaatgaaaatttacagtttacacccccGAAGAAGTGTGTAAGTTGAATATCTTGGAGGGGGTGAAATGAAATATCATAGGGTGAAATGGGGTGGTTGAACTTCTATCATATTTCATCCTTTATAGACAAGAAAGAAATAAATTCGATAGTTTTGTTTAATGCTCTTTACCTATATTTTATTTGTACACATTTCTTTTATCTTTTACATCGTTTTTAGATCGAGTAATATCTATTTTTGATATTTTTTTTCTATAATTTTATTCAACTTTCTACTTTGACTTGATTTGTTTCTTATACACAACTTTTGTAGAATTAATTAATGTgctcacaaataatatgttacatttgtAATTTTTATTAAAGAAACCCGCAAATTTTGCGAGTCTTAAACCAGTATATATTTAAAGTTCAATACATCTACAAAAATTAAACTGGTAGTCCAAGTTTTTAAGATGACTATGGCCCTCTTTGCTAATAAGAAGGTTCCGCCACTCAAGTATGATAATATTACAATTATCTCATTGAACATCTTTACGTTTCCGGATTCACGACATTATTAATTTCCTATTTTGTCTTAAATCTTAATTATTGCACTCAAGTATGTCTTTACTTTAACCCGTTAAAACTATGTTTGATCGCTTTACAAAATCAGTTTCAAAACGAAGACTATAAAATGTAACTAAAACGTTATGAAACTAATTTATTTAAGTAAAAAGATTAAATATtattcatttatatttaatattgattaataataataaaatttattatttaacttTATTATAAGATTTTATATTATCAGCTATACTATTGTGTGAGATTTATAATGAATCTGATTGATTTATCCGAAGGTATTTTGCTATTAAGtaattttatttctttttaaatGTTGACGCCTACATAACATCACAATGATAACAATTTCATTTTTTGTTCATATACATCATTACGATGTCATAATGACAACATAGTAATTTTTTTTTAACGTTTTTTATAAATTTTCTCATACTGTTGTTGACGTCAGGCTGACGTAATAAATATTACCTTTTTAAGGATTAGAAATAAATTCATGAAGCGATTTCTTACAACAACGGGGGATCATCTGACCCCTCCTTTAAAAAGAGCTAAGTGTTTTGAATTCACTATTTCCCTTTAACAAAATCTTAATTGGGGTTGTCGTTAACGGATAAAGGTATTGTACAATTCAATAATCGTAGCTTACAAATTCACATATAATCGTCATGTACAACACCTTTATGTGTGTTAACGACTGCGCTTGTTAAAAAATCCTAAGTATTCTAAAAAATTTGCTAACGACAACCTCTAAAGGCTGTCGTTAACGTGTATAAAAGCGTTGTACAATTTATTAATCACCATTATGAAATCAACAAGTAACCACCATGTACAATTATTTTATCCACATTAACAATAGTCTTACAGTTATGGTTAGCAAATTTATATTCAAATTTTTTATGAAGAATACCAAACGTAGCATTTATGGCTACGTTTAAGCATATCATGGACTTTGTTGAATTAATTGTAATATATAAACATTCTATTAATATCACGTTGAATTGTTTATGCGACAGTTAGTTATAAATATTGAATTAATTTATATATCCACTTTAGGGTTGTGCACCATTTGATTTCAAATCGAATAAACTGAATATCGAATCGAATCCAAAccaaattaataacatattaaaaccGAAACCGAACCGAATTTTAAATtcggttaaccgaaaaccgaattaaaaatcgaattcaaattaataacatattaaaccatatttatatttataatatttatatatatagtatcatATAAAACTCTTAAATGATGATGTCACAAATAAGGATTATCTAaccttaaaaaaattcaaaaataaagaaaaaaattctaagcccttcatgatgatgtcattaaaataattaattatatttaataaaaatattaacatgttctataatatatgaagcattatgtaaaaccttataataaaacacccCCTGACCataacaatatttgaagcattatgtacaacattATGGTAAAACACCTCCATGATCATATGTacgatatttgaagcattatgtacaactttatgataaaacatTCTCACATTTGTACAAACTTTAAAAAAAATTCTACAAACATTTTACAAAACACCTGATGAACACACgttcaaactttgaagcatattgtgcaACCtaaatataataattgtattttatttttttcaaaaaaaaattaaagagacatttgttattaataattattattattaaagatataaatactcaattttagaccaaactttattattatattattattattcaaatatgggttATGTAtatgaaatacatgtctcaataaaatattGCAATGAAGGTTTTTATGaaaaggaaaatagtaattgtgatgaaaattgaacgAAAGTTGTGAGAGAATAAATGtaattcatttattctgaccaagttaagtatatcaatatgtttacaACACTCTCTGAATTCGACAGTATACAACAAATGCTAAATACATATGTTAAACACGACAAGGCTTTGGATTCGTGGGCTTGGAACTTAGCAGTGAATGGGTGCTTTACTACAAAGAAACTGGCGTGCATTATTGATGAGAAGATCCTTGGTAACAGATTTAATCTCGACGAAACAATTAAAAATAATTTGGTACCGATAAAAGTTTTTATCTTCATATGGCGGGTGTTAAAAAGACGAATCCCAGTCCGTACCGAACTTGATAAAATGGGTATAGACCTCGATTCCGTTAGATGCCCGCGATGTGACGATGACGTGGAAACTATTGAACACTCTCTAATCTTTTGTCGTCATGCGATGGATATTTTGGAACGAGTCTACAAATGGTGGGGTCTTGGTGCGGTTACAAATCTAAGTATCAACGAGGCTTTTAGGGGCAATTGTAATCGCTCTCTAACTCCTCTTTGATCTAGTATTTGGCAATCAATTGAGTGGACATGCGCATATATACTATGGAACAATCGCAACAAGAAAGTCTTTTCTAATACTAGTTGGAATGGTCCTACGGGTTTGATGGAGATACAACTTAAATCATTCAAATGGATTTCGGGTCGTATTCGTAATCGGAAGATGGATTGGCTTCTTTGGCTCTCGGATCCTTGGTCATGTTTTGTTTAGTATTTGTATTTAGCTAGTTGTTTTCTCCGAAACTCTATTTTGTCGGGTTCATAGGTTGGTCATTAGCTTTATGTCGTGATTGTCTCCCCTTGTTCGAGTTCGTGTTTATTTTCTCTTGTAATATGTCTCGTGTTCGCTTGTATTTGCTTGCCCTTTTGGGCCTTCGAGTTATAATATATCTTGCTTTTCGGGAAAAAAAAAGTATATCAACATGTTTGTaaaaacgacaagtttcttagtcggaatctgtagttccacgggtcattaaactaaatgactttagcatttacgttcacttaatacctaaaacatatcatttttgaacaaactcgtgatttcacgggtcatttcaataGTTTATATCATattgtattattttatttttattaaacaataaacatgttatatactCTGTGTATTTAAATTAGTTCCATAACCTTCATTCTTAATTTATAGGTAAGTAATTATGCTGATTATGTtttttatttttagtgattttcgGTTTTGATTTTTATTTTGATATTTAAATATAGTTTCTGTTTgattttcagttttaattttataaatttaaaatcgAAAAAACAAAACCAAATAAACcgaaaaattaaaaaccgaaaatatGAACACCCATAATCCACTTTCCgtttataattttttattatttattagtgTTTCCGTTTATCATTTTTCATTAATCCGTATTTATTAGTGGATCATTTCTTTATTTGCTTACATCATTACTTTACAACTTTTTGGCGTTGTTGAAATCAACTCTCCGTTAAGTAATCGTCATCCTGCGACGGCTTTCCTTTATTAATAGCAAATCAAAGGTGAATCAACAATTTCATTTTTAATCTCAATCAGTAAGATTGAATTTGCTCTAATTATATCTTATATCTTTCATGTAAGTTTTTTTATTTATAACTGATTAGTGATTACTTTTACGCCAAAATGTTCCATTGATTAGGGTTTTATGTGTGTCTGTGTTGCTAAATCAAATTTTTATATATTCATCAGTCCTTAATTTATTCCGGATCGTGATCTGTTATTATCTGATTTATAATTTGTGCTTCCTCGAATATATTAGAGCATTAAACATAAAAATTAAAATACTTTTAATTTCAAATATTGCTTCTGATATTTAACTTTTAAATTGTCCAAATTGTCTCCATATAAGCCAAATtacattacaaaaaaaaaaaaaaaaaaaaaaagttgcttCTTTTTGCACAGAGTAATGAATTTAGCAAATTAAATATGTTATACCTATTGAGGAGCCTTTGCTTATTATGAATGTGTTACAATTCATTAATTAGTTTTAAGTAGTAGTCCAGTATAGTTCATAGTTCATAGTTTTTGATTAATAATTCACAGTCCTTAATACCAATATGTGTGACCAAGGCTCGAGGGTGATAATGCTGGAGTAATCTGTAAAACAAAGTATGAAAACCCTTTCGTGTGTGTGATTGTTTGTAGAGCATATATGAATTCGAGTCAATCTCGATATGATTTCCATTTTCTATCTGTATGATTTTATCTGCTCTGTTCTTGCATAAATTTATGTTACTCTTCTGTATACAAAGATAATTTAGATTTTCTAATACTGACATGTGTATACAATATTTATGTGCAAGTTTCACATGTTAATGTACTAGTTTCTATGTTCCAAGGATACAAGTGTGTAATATATGGATGTCATAATTTGTGGTTTGCAGAAGATTTAGGATATGTTGGTGTCTTTTATACGTGTGTTTGTGACTACTTTTGTATGGAAAGTAGAGATATCAAATTATCAATGAATCTAAAACAAGTGTTATTAGTGTCTCTTTAGTGGTGTAGACTCCCGTTGAGGATTTCGTCTTTTGACCAAAAACAAGAAGGGTTGGAATACCGCAAAGAGAAAGTGATAATTAAAAAGATTTTTTAGTAATTGGTACATCTCTTTGGTGGTATGTAGACAGGTAAACGAATAAGGTTTTCTTGTTCAGGATACCCAGGGAAGATGATTATTTTTACTCAGATGTACGTGGCCTAACCATGTTATCCCCGGGCTGTTTCTGACCCTTTACTGGTGTGTATACAAAAATATTTTGGCTTATGTTGTATATATGCATGCAGATCGAGTCCACGATTGTTGCCCAATTTCGGTGAAATGTTATCGGATGAGATACTAAAGGCTGTTTTTCCGTTACTTGAAGGCCCTGACCTAGCATCTTCTATGGGAGTATGTAAGCAATGGAAAATCATAGCTCAAGACGATTACTTTTGGAAATGTGTTTGTGCAAAAAGATGGCCATCGACTTGTAAGAATCCATCACCGCCTGTATCTTATTACAAACTATTCAAAACATTTTACAAACGCATAAACCATAAAACTCTCCTTCCTCCAAGAATCTCATTAAGTGATCTCGAGTTTTACATCGATTTCTCGGCAAACGGAACTATACTCTTCTCAGAAGTTGTTCCGGGCCCTACCCTCAAAAACGGTAATTGGACCCCACCAAGTGGGATCAGTTCCTCAATGAGGCATCATTTAGAAGGTCTAGAGTACAAGCTAACATTGCCTGTGACACCTCGGTTTAAAGTTCCTTATACAGAGACCGTTAATGTTTCTGTACTAGTGTCACGAAAAGATACCAATAAAGTTGCTTGTATAATCCATGAGGCAATGTTTGAGTATATTGACCGGTCAACGTGTAAAGCACTTGCATTTGATTATCTTGTGTTTTCTCCTGCACATCCTTTTGTGTCGGGAATTCGTGCTTGGATTGCTTTGTTGTTCATGGAAAATGGTGATGATGGTGACATTGATGTTTTTGGGATTGAATTGGATTTTTGTGATGCTGCTAATAATGAGGAAGAAGTGCTATGGCTGTTGGACATGCTTGATTGGAACTAGTAAAGTAAGCTGTAGAGTTTGAATCAGTATTTGTAGAACAATGTATTACTATTTGTTGTAAAATACCAAAAATGTTGTATTTGGGTCTTTAACAATGGAATTTATTGTGTTCATGTTTGGTTCTgttattgatatgttcagaagtcatAAATGTTCGTATTATGTTTAGGCGGTTCCCTATCTCCGATCACCAGGACCCGTAACGCTTGTTACCGAGTAACATAGATAGGCACCGGGCCACTAGGTTCGCCAGTGGGACCTGCAACGGTTGGTAACGAAACAAAGTGTGGGGCCGGTTTCTTTCTTTTTTCAATTTTTTGTATTCCCCCAACGGCTACAAAATGGCTCTTTTCTTTAATCTAGCTAACTATTGCAAGTTTGTGGCCATCGATCACCTTTTAAAACCAAAATACAACCCATTAAAACAACCATCttaccaacgaagcattgcttcaacggtACCCGGCCCTTGTGATCCCATCGGTCTCACATATGTAAGTGTTGGAACAATGACTTCACGCATGCTCGAATCTGGGCGCTGGCATATTGTGGTGATTTATGGGTGaaggtgtttcgccaggctccagtgggctacgggggaccgctggatgggttgacaaagtcaacataGGGCTTGCATATCCCTGTCGAAACATATGTTTTGGAACTATTAAAACAACCATCTTACATTACCATTTCATACAATTTCATACAATTTCACTAAACTTGCATCAAAAAATGTCTCAACCAACTAAAAATGATTTTTCAACCATATGATCAACAATCCAATATCGTCTCCAAATAATTCATCGAACCAAGCTAGTAATTCTTCTCCAAGTCAAACTAGTTTTTCACACTTCGCACCAAATCAAAACGCATTCTACCaatgttagtacgattttccgtatagcggctgtaaggtactagtacagaaaattagctgctcagcgtgtggcatatactgttgattgttgtttgcccttgagaaataatctctgcagacccgga
This genomic window from Rutidosis leptorrhynchoides isolate AG116_Rl617_1_P2 chromosome 2, CSIRO_AGI_Rlap_v1, whole genome shotgun sequence contains:
- the LOC139891896 gene encoding F-box protein At5g39250-like; this translates as MLSDEILKAVFPLLEGPDLASSMGVCKQWKIIAQDDYFWKCVCAKRWPSTCKNPSPPVSYYKLFKTFYKRINHKTLLPPRISLSDLEFYIDFSANGTILFSEVVPGPTLKNGNWTPPSGISSSMRHHLEGLEYKLTLPVTPRFKVPYTETVNVSVLVSRKDTNKVACIIHEAMFEYIDRSTCKALAFDYLVFSPAHPFVSGIRAWIALLFMENGDDGDIDVFGIELDFCDAANNEEEVLWLLDMLDWN
- the LOC139888841 gene encoding uncharacterized protein encodes the protein MFTTLSEFDSIQQMLNTYVKHDKALDSWAWNLAVNGCFTTKKLACIIDEKILGNRFNLDETIKNNLVPIKVFIFIWRVLKRRIPVRTELDKMGIDLDSVRCPRCDDDVETIEHSLIFCRHAMDILERVYKWWGLGAVTNLSINEAFRGNCNRSLTPL